A genomic stretch from Empedobacter stercoris includes:
- a CDS encoding LytR/AlgR family response regulator transcription factor, producing MDNYKALIIDDEHFAQQGLKKIIQHALPNFFKLIDTASSVKEGVEKIKENQPDIVFLDIQMPDEYGFKLFDYFDDITFDVIFTTAHSDYILQAVNQWGCLGYLMKPIAISDLKILLNRFVERQSQLNHNNEVVNVNDDFEEEVETENLKDTFKNEHGIIFIPSITEVLVLKIDDIIYCKADDSYCTIFTKDDAYMVTKTLKEVENLIDQTNFFRVNRSYLVNINFAKKFDKRNNVLILACKPKEGGSNLPVTSLGYKIVSNVVS from the coding sequence ATGGACAATTATAAAGCTCTTATCATTGATGATGAACACTTTGCTCAACAAGGGTTAAAGAAAATTATTCAACATGCTTTACCTAATTTTTTTAAGTTGATTGATACCGCAAGTTCTGTAAAAGAAGGTGTTGAAAAAATAAAAGAAAATCAACCTGATATTGTTTTTTTAGATATTCAAATGCCAGATGAATATGGCTTCAAATTATTTGATTATTTTGATGACATTACTTTTGATGTGATCTTTACTACAGCTCATTCAGACTATATTTTACAAGCAGTTAATCAATGGGGATGTCTGGGATATTTGATGAAACCAATCGCAATTTCAGATTTGAAAATTTTATTGAATCGTTTTGTAGAACGTCAAAGTCAATTGAATCATAATAATGAAGTAGTTAATGTCAACGACGATTTTGAAGAAGAAGTTGAAACAGAAAATTTAAAAGATACCTTTAAAAATGAACATGGAATTATTTTTATTCCATCTATAACAGAAGTCTTGGTTCTTAAAATAGACGATATCATTTATTGCAAAGCAGACGATAGTTATTGTACGATATTTACAAAAGATGATGCATATATGGTTACAAAAACCTTAAAAGAAGTCGAGAATTTAATTGATCAAACTAACTTTTTTCGCGTCAATCGTTCATATTTGGTCAATATAAATTTTGCTAAAAAATTCGATAAACGAAACAATGTATTGATTCTTGCATGTAAACCAAAAGAAGGCGGATCAAATTTACCTGTCACGTCGCTTGGCTATAAAATAGTATCAAATGTGGTTTCGTAA
- a CDS encoding MFS transporter, whose amino-acid sequence MVQKSLLALAMGGLAIGMTEFSMMGVLEDFAKDLNISIPKAGNFISMYAMGVMVGAPTLIMATSKYSPKKVLIFFMLLFTIFNSLFVIAPSYTTLLIARFMSGLPHGAFFGVGSVVAAQLATKGKEAQAISIMFAGLTFANLVGVPLGTKLGQLYSWRLTFGIVASLGLITMLAISLWVPNIKNTNKGSLIEQLSFFKKWEAWVLIVMISIGTSGLFAWISYISPLMTNVADLPKTQVPIIMTLIGLGMFVGNFIGGKLADTMSPNKAAIISFASMAVCLVIVYFTSHIQAMAYIMSFITGLIAFTIGSPIQMMLINNGKGSETLAAAAGQASFNIGNALGAFLGGIPIALGLGFNSQLWVGFIMAAVGAIIAALFFQLKSKKI is encoded by the coding sequence ATGGTACAAAAGAGTTTACTTGCTTTAGCAATGGGAGGTTTAGCCATCGGAATGACGGAATTTTCGATGATGGGAGTTTTAGAGGATTTTGCAAAAGATTTGAACATATCAATTCCAAAAGCAGGGAATTTTATATCAATGTATGCGATGGGTGTAATGGTTGGCGCTCCAACATTAATCATGGCTACAAGTAAGTATTCACCTAAAAAAGTATTGATATTTTTTATGTTGTTGTTTACTATTTTTAATTCACTTTTTGTCATAGCTCCAAGTTACACCACATTATTAATTGCTCGCTTTATGTCTGGTTTGCCTCATGGTGCATTTTTTGGAGTTGGCTCTGTTGTTGCAGCACAATTAGCTACTAAAGGAAAGGAAGCGCAAGCGATATCAATCATGTTTGCAGGATTAACTTTTGCCAATTTAGTAGGTGTTCCTTTGGGGACAAAATTAGGGCAGTTGTATTCTTGGCGTTTAACATTCGGAATTGTAGCAAGCCTTGGATTAATCACAATGTTAGCCATATCGTTATGGGTGCCTAATATCAAAAATACAAACAAAGGAAGCTTGATAGAACAACTTAGTTTTTTCAAAAAATGGGAAGCTTGGGTTTTAATCGTTATGATTTCAATCGGTACATCTGGTTTATTTGCTTGGATTAGTTACATCTCTCCATTAATGACAAATGTCGCAGATTTGCCAAAAACACAGGTTCCTATTATTATGACATTAATTGGTTTGGGAATGTTTGTTGGAAATTTTATTGGAGGAAAATTAGCCGATACAATGTCTCCAAATAAAGCAGCAATTATATCATTTGCGTCAATGGCAGTTTGCTTAGTTATTGTTTATTTTACGTCACATATTCAAGCAATGGCATATATAATGTCGTTTATTACAGGATTGATCGCTTTTACAATTGGTTCTCCAATTCAAATGATGCTAATCAATAATGGAAAAGGATCAGAAACTTTAGCAGCAGCAGCTGGACAAGCGAGTTTTAATATTGGAAATGCGTTAGGTGCATTCTTAGGAGGAATTCCAATTGCATTGGGATTAGGTTTTAATTCGCAATTATGGGTCGGGTTTATAATGGCAGCTGTAGGAGCTATCATCGCAGCACTATTTTTTCAATTAAAATCAAAAAAAATATAA
- the gloA2 gene encoding SMU1112c/YaeR family gloxylase I-like metalloprotein has product MLTLNKIHHIAIICSDYQKSKQFYTEILGFEVVQEVYRKERDSYKLDLALQNYYCIELFSFPKPAKRISRPEASGLRHIAFAVGNIENEVEKLKQLEIKVEPIRVDEYTQKKFTFFEDPDGLPIELYEE; this is encoded by the coding sequence ATGTTAACATTAAATAAAATTCATCACATAGCAATTATTTGTTCCGATTACCAAAAGTCAAAACAGTTTTATACTGAAATTTTAGGGTTTGAAGTTGTACAAGAAGTTTATCGAAAAGAACGTGATTCTTATAAATTAGATTTAGCTTTGCAAAATTATTACTGCATCGAATTATTCTCTTTTCCAAAACCAGCAAAACGTATTTCTCGACCAGAGGCCTCTGGCTTGAGACACATTGCTTTTGCTGTTGGGAATATTGAAAATGAAGTTGAAAAACTAAAGCAGTTAGAAATAAAGGTAGAACCAATTCGTGTGGATGAATACACGCAGAAAAAGTTTACTTTTTTTGAAGATCCTGACGGTTTACCTATAGAATTATACGAAGAATAA
- a CDS encoding NADH:flavin oxidoreductase/NADH oxidase produces the protein MSKLFEPIKINESISLKNRIIMSPMCQYSSEDGFPNDWHFQHYVSRAVGNVSAIIIEATAIVPEGRISYGDLGIWKDEHIEAYQKITKEIKRYNCVPGIQLAHAGRKASTEIPWKGYHQIKSNEENGWKTVSSSNLPFNETDEIPNQLSVDEINAVTKEWGKATERAIKAGFEIIEIHGAHGYLAHQFLSPLINNRTDEYGGSFENRIRFVLEIVDEIKKYMTTQSLWIRLSASDWAENGWNLVETIELCKILKYRGVEVIDVSSGGGVSHQKIEVKKNYQVPFSKEIKNQVNAITGAVGLIFEPNQAEEILQNNEADLIFLGRELLRDPYFALHAAKELGEDIKWLPQYERAKNNHYK, from the coding sequence ATGAGTAAATTATTTGAACCGATTAAAATAAATGAATCAATTTCATTAAAAAATAGAATAATCATGTCGCCAATGTGTCAATATTCTTCCGAAGATGGCTTTCCTAATGATTGGCATTTTCAGCATTATGTTTCTCGTGCGGTAGGAAATGTTTCGGCGATTATTATAGAAGCTACAGCAATTGTTCCCGAAGGTAGAATTTCATATGGAGATTTAGGGATTTGGAAAGATGAACACATCGAAGCTTATCAAAAAATTACAAAAGAAATTAAACGTTACAATTGTGTTCCTGGAATTCAATTAGCGCATGCAGGACGTAAAGCAAGTACTGAAATACCTTGGAAGGGTTATCATCAAATAAAATCAAACGAAGAAAATGGTTGGAAAACGGTTTCAAGTTCAAACTTACCTTTCAATGAAACAGATGAAATTCCAAATCAATTATCAGTTGATGAAATTAATGCAGTAACAAAAGAATGGGGAAAAGCTACAGAACGTGCTATAAAAGCTGGTTTTGAGATTATAGAAATTCATGGTGCACATGGTTATTTGGCTCATCAATTTTTATCGCCATTGATTAATAATCGAACAGATGAATACGGTGGAAGTTTTGAAAACAGAATTCGTTTTGTTTTGGAAATTGTTGATGAAATAAAAAAATACATGACGACTCAATCACTTTGGATTCGTTTATCCGCTTCTGATTGGGCTGAAAATGGATGGAATTTAGTAGAAACAATAGAATTGTGTAAAATTCTGAAATATAGAGGTGTTGAAGTAATTGATGTTTCGTCTGGAGGTGGAGTGAGTCATCAAAAAATTGAAGTGAAGAAAAATTATCAAGTTCCATTTTCTAAAGAGATTAAAAATCAAGTAAATGCTATAACAGGAGCAGTTGGATTAATTTTTGAACCCAATCAAGCAGAAGAAATTTTACAAAATAATGAAGCAGATTTAATCTTTTTAGGAAGAGAATTGTTAAGAGATCCTTATTTCGCATTGCATGCAGCGAAAGAGTTAGGAGAAGACATTAAATGGTTGCCACAATATGAAAGAGCAAAAAATAATCATTACAAATAA
- a CDS encoding NAD(P)/FAD-dependent oxidoreductase, translating to MEKKKIVILGAGFAGLKLARKLNNNPHFSVTLIDRYNYHQFQPLFYQVATAAINASDISFPIRKVFQNSKNVSVRLAEVTGINKEKNEVETTIGDFSYDYLVVAMGCTTNFFGNKQIEELSFPMKSTNEALTLKNRLLTNFESAYSAETPEELEEIMNIVVVGGGPTGVELSGAIAQMKKFILPKDYPDLDFSKLNIYLIEGGPNLLGPMSDLAHKKSYEYLTNMGVNVWTDGRVTDYDGKTISLADGRTIKTRNLIWAAGVMGNVPEGAVAREDLQRGNRLKVDRTSKVLGTNNIYAIGDIASMETPKYPHGHPQLARVAGDQAVQLAKNFDKLGQGLSEDKLTFFEYQDPGSMATIGKRKAVVDLPKFSFSGRIAWFTWMFLHLMLILTVRNKLAIFLNWAQTYFTNDSSLRIIVRPTKKDFRFNLKGYRRFPKNREKEIEA from the coding sequence TTGGAAAAGAAAAAGATTGTCATTTTAGGTGCTGGATTTGCCGGACTTAAATTAGCCCGTAAATTAAATAATAACCCACACTTTTCTGTTACACTTATTGACCGCTATAATTACCATCAATTTCAACCTCTTTTTTATCAGGTTGCAACAGCTGCTATCAACGCGAGTGATATTTCATTCCCGATACGTAAAGTTTTTCAAAACAGTAAAAATGTAAGCGTACGATTAGCAGAAGTAACTGGAATTAACAAAGAGAAAAACGAAGTTGAAACCACAATTGGTGATTTTTCTTATGACTATTTGGTTGTTGCCATGGGATGTACCACAAATTTCTTCGGGAACAAACAAATTGAGGAATTATCATTCCCAATGAAATCGACGAATGAAGCACTAACGCTTAAAAATCGATTACTAACAAACTTCGAGAGTGCATATTCTGCAGAAACTCCTGAAGAATTGGAAGAAATAATGAATATTGTCGTTGTAGGTGGAGGACCAACAGGAGTTGAACTTTCAGGTGCAATTGCGCAAATGAAAAAATTTATTCTTCCGAAAGATTACCCAGATTTAGATTTCTCTAAATTAAATATTTATTTAATTGAAGGAGGTCCAAATTTATTAGGTCCTATGTCTGATTTAGCACACAAAAAGTCTTACGAATATTTGACGAATATGGGTGTTAATGTTTGGACAGATGGTCGCGTAACAGACTATGATGGAAAAACAATTTCTTTAGCAGATGGTCGTACAATCAAAACTCGTAATTTGATTTGGGCTGCTGGAGTTATGGGAAATGTGCCTGAAGGTGCTGTTGCAAGAGAAGATTTACAACGAGGAAATCGTTTGAAAGTAGATCGTACGTCTAAAGTTTTAGGAACAAATAACATTTATGCAATTGGAGATATTGCTTCGATGGAAACACCGAAGTACCCTCATGGACATCCTCAATTAGCACGTGTTGCTGGAGACCAAGCTGTACAATTGGCTAAGAATTTTGACAAATTGGGGCAAGGTTTATCTGAAGATAAATTAACTTTTTTCGAATATCAAGATCCAGGTTCTATGGCAACAATTGGTAAGCGTAAAGCAGTTGTAGATTTACCTAAGTTTTCATTCTCTGGACGAATAGCTTGGTTTACTTGGATGTTCTTACACTTGATGTTAATCTTAACAGTTCGTAACAAACTGGCTATTTTCTTAAACTGGGCACAAACATATTTTACGAATGATTCCTCATTACGTATTATTGTTCGTCCTACGAAAAAAGATTTTAGATTTAATTTGAAAGGTTACAGACGTTTCCCTAAAAATCGTGAAAAAGAAATAGAAGCTTAA
- a CDS encoding zinc ribbon domain-containing protein, with amino-acid sequence MSETKNIKELSVEEKLRALYDLQLIDSRLDEIRNTRGELPLEVEDLSDDVAQLETRIQKVVDETKGLDEEIKLKKEAIKNAEALIKKYTKQQDNVRNNREFDALAKEVEYQGLEIELAEKRIREFTIKIQQKNTQIEEFNTKLASMKEHLEHKKAELDTIVKDTEKEENTLMKLSIEYSAKIEQRLLDAYNRIRGSVKNGLAVVPVQRGASAGSFFTIPPQRQMDIAQRKKIIADEHSGRILVDLELALEEQEKMEIVIKG; translated from the coding sequence ATGTCTGAAACAAAAAATATCAAAGAACTAAGCGTCGAAGAAAAGCTTCGCGCGTTATACGACTTGCAATTAATTGATTCACGTTTAGATGAAATCAGAAACACAAGAGGTGAATTACCTTTAGAGGTTGAAGATTTGAGCGACGATGTTGCACAATTAGAAACGAGAATCCAAAAAGTAGTTGACGAAACGAAAGGTTTGGATGAAGAAATTAAATTGAAGAAAGAAGCAATTAAAAATGCAGAAGCTTTAATTAAGAAATACACAAAGCAACAAGATAACGTTCGTAACAACAGAGAGTTTGATGCTTTAGCAAAAGAGGTTGAATACCAAGGTTTGGAAATCGAATTAGCTGAAAAACGTATTCGTGAGTTTACAATCAAAATTCAACAAAAAAATACTCAAATCGAAGAGTTTAACACAAAATTAGCTTCGATGAAAGAGCATTTAGAGCACAAAAAAGCGGAATTAGATACAATTGTAAAAGATACAGAGAAAGAAGAAAATACATTAATGAAATTATCTATTGAGTATTCTGCTAAAATCGAACAAAGATTATTAGACGCTTACAACCGCATTAGAGGTTCTGTTAAAAATGGTTTAGCTGTTGTTCCAGTTCAACGTGGTGCTTCTGCTGGATCTTTCTTTACAATTCCACCTCAAAGACAAATGGATATTGCTCAACGTAAAAAAATTATTGCTGATGAGCATTCAGGTCGTATTTTAGTTGACTTGGAATTGGCTTTAGAAGAGCAAGAAAAAATGGAAATTGTCATCAAAGGATAA
- a CDS encoding Nif3-like dinuclear metal center hexameric protein — MIHVKDVASAMEEIAPLAYAEDFDNVGLLVGDYNDEVTGILVTLDTTPEVVEEAIEKNCNLIVSFHPIIFSGLKKLNGKTYVEKAVMTAIKHGINIYATHTALDNSKVGVNFKISEKLALFNTKILIPKTQTLKQLITYVPTEHAETLKNALYKAGAGKIGNYDSCGFTVEGKGNFRPIDGANPFIGEVGKLETVNETRIEIVMPQHLEGDIMNALFKNHPYEEVAYSVISLNNLNNYVGIGMIGELENEMDEMDFFNYLKSQMNTPAIRHSKLLNKKIKKVAVLGGSGAFGIKNAISAGADIYITADLKYHDFFTAENKLVLADIGHFESEQFTKNLITSYLKEKFTNFVVFNSGINTNPVNYC, encoded by the coding sequence ATGATACACGTAAAAGATGTCGCTTCTGCGATGGAAGAAATAGCTCCTTTGGCTTATGCCGAAGATTTTGACAATGTAGGATTATTGGTTGGTGATTACAACGATGAGGTTACAGGTATTTTGGTCACACTTGATACAACACCTGAAGTAGTTGAAGAAGCGATTGAGAAAAATTGTAATTTAATTGTTAGTTTCCACCCAATTATTTTTTCTGGTTTAAAGAAATTGAATGGAAAAACTTATGTTGAAAAAGCTGTTATGACAGCTATAAAGCATGGAATTAATATTTATGCAACACATACAGCCTTAGACAACTCTAAAGTTGGCGTAAATTTTAAAATCTCCGAAAAATTAGCGTTATTCAATACAAAGATTTTAATTCCAAAAACGCAAACACTTAAGCAGTTGATTACTTATGTTCCTACAGAACATGCAGAAACATTGAAAAATGCATTGTATAAAGCTGGAGCAGGAAAAATTGGTAATTATGATTCGTGTGGTTTTACCGTAGAAGGAAAAGGAAATTTCAGACCAATTGATGGCGCAAATCCGTTTATTGGAGAAGTAGGCAAGTTAGAAACGGTAAATGAAACGCGAATAGAAATTGTGATGCCACAACATTTGGAAGGTGATATTATGAACGCTTTATTTAAAAATCATCCGTACGAAGAGGTTGCATATTCTGTTATTTCATTGAATAATTTAAATAATTATGTAGGAATCGGAATGATTGGTGAATTGGAAAATGAAATGGATGAAATGGATTTTTTCAATTATCTAAAATCACAGATGAATACGCCTGCCATTCGTCATTCGAAATTATTGAATAAAAAAATTAAAAAAGTAGCAGTACTTGGTGGGTCTGGTGCTTTTGGAATAAAAAATGCAATTTCGGCCGGAGCGGACATTTATATTACTGCAGATTTGAAATATCACGATTTTTTTACTGCTGAAAATAAGCTTGTTTTGGCAGATATTGGACATTTCGAGTCAGAACAGTTTACAAAAAACTTAATAACTTCGTATCTTAAAGAAAAATTTACTAATTTTGTGGTCTTTAATTCTGGAATTAATACCAATCCTGTTAATTATTGTTAA
- a CDS encoding GNAT family N-acetyltransferase produces the protein MKKLRFEKYKPSDFNEYYTLVQDDDQMKYITGKGLNKEQANHKFTSILEKSSVDENLGFFKVYDDEDNFLGDCKLVYNKHIENSLEIGYMLKKEFWRKGFGTMVCEHLLSESRNKFPDLKVMAVIDPDNIASRKLLEKFNFESYWKGIEHDLPTEKLILNKIK, from the coding sequence ATGAAGAAACTTCGATTCGAAAAGTATAAACCTTCAGATTTTAACGAATATTACACGCTTGTTCAGGACGATGATCAAATGAAGTATATTACCGGAAAAGGTCTGAATAAAGAACAAGCAAATCATAAATTCACTTCTATTTTAGAGAAAAGCTCGGTTGATGAAAACTTAGGGTTTTTTAAAGTTTATGATGATGAAGATAATTTTTTGGGAGATTGTAAATTAGTTTATAATAAACATATCGAAAATTCGCTGGAAATAGGTTATATGTTAAAGAAAGAATTTTGGAGAAAAGGTTTTGGTACAATGGTTTGCGAACATTTACTTTCTGAATCTCGAAATAAATTCCCCGATTTGAAAGTGATGGCGGTTATCGATCCTGATAACATTGCTTCGCGAAAGTTGTTAGAAAAATTTAATTTTGAATCGTATTGGAAAGGAATCGAACACGATCTTCCAACTGAAAAATTGATTTTGAATAAAATAAAATGA
- a CDS encoding phosphotransferase enzyme family protein → MEEILKHYFENIDQIVVNPISSGWINSTYEINQQGKKYILQKINTKVFPHPEIISNNIQQVSTHLKAKNYPKQLIEIIPDLKGNLLAVENEETWRLTSYISNSVCFDKVESAEQAYEAAKTISQFHSFLLDLDIEEIHPSIDGFLDYQKRMQDFNEALQNASEERLQETKYEINYILDNASKVKEYLAIDFPKRVVHADAKLSNFLFNSENHSQAIALIDWDTIMPGNILCDFGDMIRTYANLKQEDDPTAENIFESSYYEAVKRGFLEHLKNDLQTVEVENMDFVAYIVIYIQAVRFLGDYLNNDVYYSITYPKQNLNRTINQINLLKALTKFHEETSIRKV, encoded by the coding sequence ATGGAAGAAATATTAAAACATTATTTCGAAAATATTGATCAAATAGTTGTTAATCCAATCAGTTCTGGTTGGATTAACTCTACTTATGAAATCAATCAGCAAGGAAAAAAATACATTTTACAGAAAATAAATACAAAGGTTTTTCCTCATCCCGAAATTATTTCAAACAATATTCAACAAGTTTCTACTCATCTTAAAGCAAAGAATTATCCCAAACAACTCATCGAAATTATTCCAGATTTGAAAGGAAATCTTTTAGCTGTAGAAAATGAAGAAACTTGGCGCTTAACATCCTATATTTCTAATTCTGTTTGTTTTGATAAAGTAGAATCTGCTGAACAAGCTTATGAAGCGGCGAAGACTATAAGTCAATTTCATTCGTTTCTATTGGATTTAGATATTGAAGAAATTCATCCGTCGATTGATGGTTTTTTGGATTATCAAAAACGAATGCAAGATTTTAATGAAGCCTTACAAAATGCTTCAGAAGAACGATTACAAGAAACAAAATACGAAATCAATTATATTTTAGACAATGCATCAAAAGTAAAAGAATATTTAGCAATTGATTTTCCAAAACGTGTCGTTCATGCGGATGCAAAATTGAGTAATTTTTTGTTTAATAGTGAAAATCATTCACAAGCAATCGCTCTAATAGATTGGGATACAATTATGCCAGGAAACATTTTGTGCGATTTTGGTGATATGATAAGAACCTATGCGAATCTAAAACAAGAAGATGATCCAACGGCAGAAAATATTTTTGAATCAAGCTATTATGAAGCAGTTAAACGTGGGTTTTTAGAACATTTAAAAAATGATTTACAAACTGTTGAAGTAGAAAATATGGATTTTGTTGCGTATATTGTAATTTATATCCAAGCGGTTAGATTTTTAGGCGATTATTTGAATAATGATGTTTATTATTCGATTACTTATCCAAAACAGAATCTTAATCGTACGATAAATCAAATCAATTTATTAAAAGCATTAACAAAATTTCATGAAGAAACTTCGATTCGAAAAGTATAA
- a CDS encoding nucleotidyltransferase family protein: MESKTLSLVILAGGMGSRYKGQKQIDPIGPSKETLMEYSIYDAFSCGIKHYVFIINEQFDADTKKYFQTIIEKKGGSVEFVLQTTYTSVPRGIYDKIEKREKPWGTGHALMITKNHLNNPFIVINADDFYGRKAYEKANELVQAEQITANTYGMVAYKLANTISENGSVSRGICTVQNGLLENVVERTNIYANENGEIVFEENEHVESLDEDVAVSMNFFVLHPSIFRNLEDKFADFLKENASHLKAEFFLPKVINDMIKEDQLEVIVQNSDENWFGMTYPEDRVVVVNSIQQLVKDQKYPNSLWT, from the coding sequence ATGGAATCTAAAACCTTATCATTAGTCATATTAGCAGGAGGAATGGGAAGTCGCTACAAAGGTCAAAAACAAATTGACCCGATTGGCCCAAGTAAAGAAACCTTGATGGAATATTCTATTTATGATGCGTTTTCATGTGGAATAAAACATTATGTTTTCATTATAAATGAACAATTTGATGCTGATACAAAAAAATATTTTCAAACGATAATCGAGAAAAAAGGTGGTTCGGTTGAATTTGTCCTTCAAACGACCTATACTTCAGTGCCAAGAGGTATTTATGATAAAATAGAAAAACGTGAAAAACCTTGGGGAACCGGGCATGCATTAATGATTACAAAAAATCATTTAAACAATCCATTTATCGTAATTAATGCGGATGATTTTTATGGTCGTAAAGCTTACGAAAAAGCAAACGAGTTAGTACAAGCAGAACAAATTACGGCAAATACGTACGGAATGGTTGCATATAAATTGGCAAATACAATTAGTGAAAATGGATCAGTATCTCGTGGAATTTGTACAGTGCAAAACGGACTTTTAGAGAATGTGGTAGAACGTACAAATATCTATGCCAACGAAAATGGAGAAATTGTTTTCGAAGAAAATGAACATGTCGAATCGTTGGATGAAGATGTTGCAGTTTCGATGAATTTCTTTGTATTACATCCTTCAATTTTTAGAAATTTAGAAGATAAATTTGCTGATTTTTTAAAAGAAAATGCATCACATTTGAAAGCTGAATTTTTCTTGCCAAAAGTTATCAATGATATGATCAAAGAAGATCAATTGGAAGTGATTGTACAAAATTCTGATGAAAATTGGTTTGGAATGACATATCCTGAAGATAGAGTAGTGGTTGTTAATTCGATTCAACAATTAGTAAAAGATCAAAAATATCCAAATTCACTTTGGACTTAA
- a CDS encoding Gfo/Idh/MocA family protein: MDRRNFIKSTAAASTVALVSPDSLFDFSSKIDKVRVGLVGCGMRGQVHLDELLKRNDVEVVAIAEPDQRMIDRCNKIFAKHNKKPVTYFKGLDGYKKLYSDKKIHAVVISTPWEFHEEQTIAAMNAGKIVGLEVCGAMNLQECWNYVDTYEKTKVPVFMMENVCYRRDIMAVMNMARKGMFGQILHGQGGYQHDLRNVLFNDGVKAYGGGVEFGEKGFSEAAWRTNHYVKRNGELYPTHGLGPIGTMMDVNRGNRITHITSMASKQAGLTDYIVKNGGADHPNAKVEFKLGDIVQTMLKCENGETILLTHDTSLQRPYNLGFRLQGTDGIWQDIGSGGFSQGFIYFEDEMKHSHKWASSEDHLKTYDHPYWKKYEAQAEGAGHGGMDFFLMNDFIECIKQNKEFPFDVYDLATWYAVTPLSEKSIEGNGASQEMPDFTRGKYKTRKPVFGAEDYGI, encoded by the coding sequence ATGGACAGAAGAAATTTTATTAAATCAACTGCAGCTGCTTCAACAGTCGCATTAGTATCACCTGACTCTTTGTTTGATTTTTCATCAAAAATCGATAAAGTGAGAGTAGGTTTAGTTGGTTGTGGAATGAGAGGGCAGGTGCATTTGGATGAGCTGTTAAAAAGAAATGATGTAGAAGTTGTTGCAATTGCTGAACCAGACCAACGAATGATAGATCGTTGTAATAAGATTTTTGCAAAACATAATAAAAAGCCTGTAACGTATTTTAAAGGGTTAGATGGTTACAAAAAATTATATTCAGATAAAAAAATACATGCAGTAGTTATTTCTACGCCTTGGGAGTTTCATGAAGAACAAACCATTGCAGCGATGAATGCTGGTAAAATTGTTGGTTTAGAAGTTTGTGGAGCAATGAATTTACAAGAATGCTGGAATTATGTAGATACATACGAAAAAACCAAAGTCCCAGTATTTATGATGGAAAATGTATGTTACCGTCGTGATATTATGGCTGTAATGAACATGGCACGTAAAGGAATGTTTGGTCAAATTTTGCATGGACAAGGTGGATATCAACATGATTTGAGAAATGTATTATTTAATGACGGTGTCAAAGCCTATGGAGGTGGCGTTGAATTTGGAGAGAAAGGTTTCTCAGAAGCTGCTTGGCGTACCAATCATTATGTGAAACGCAATGGAGAATTATACCCGACACATGGATTAGGACCAATCGGAACAATGATGGATGTTAACCGTGGAAATAGAATTACACATATTACTTCAATGGCTTCTAAACAAGCGGGATTGACGGATTATATCGTTAAAAATGGCGGTGCCGATCATCCAAATGCGAAAGTAGAATTTAAATTAGGAGATATCGTTCAAACTATGTTAAAGTGTGAAAATGGAGAAACCATCTTATTAACACACGACACTTCTTTACAACGCCCATATAACTTAGGTTTCCGTCTACAAGGTACGGATGGTATTTGGCAAGATATCGGTTCGGGCGGATTTAGCCAAGGGTTTATTTATTTTGAAGATGAAATGAAACATTCACACAAGTGGGCAAGTTCAGAAGATCATTTAAAAACGTATGATCATCCGTACTGGAAAAAATATGAAGCTCAAGCTGAAGGTGCTGGACATGGTGGAATGGATTTCTTCTTGATGAATGATTTTATCGAGTGTATCAAACAAAACAAAGAATTTCCATTTGATGTTTATGATTTAGCAACTTGGTATGCTGTGACACCATTAAGTGAAAAATCTATCGAAGGTAATGGAGCGTCTCAAGAAATGCCAGATTTTACAAGAGGAAAATACAAAACAAGAAAACCAGTTTTTGGAGCAGAAGATTATGGAATCTAA